CACGTCGATCAGGTCTACGCCGATGCGCTTCAGGTGCTTCGCCAGTTCGACGGATTGCGTGTCGTCCCAGCCTCCCGGAACCCAGTCGGTCGCGGAGATGCGCACGAACAGCGGCAGGTCGTCCGGCACGATGGCGCGCAGCCGTTCGGCGACCGTGAGCGTAAGGCGCGCGCGGTTCTCGAAGCTGCCGCCCCATTGGTCGGTGCGGTGGTTCGACAGCGGTGACAGGAATTCGTGCAGCAGATAGCCGTGCGCGGCGTGGATTTCGATGACCTTGAAGCCCGCCTTCAGCGCGCGCCGCGTTGCGTCCTCGAACGCCGCGATCACATGGGCAATGCCTTCCTCCGAGAGCGCGGCGGGCGTCGGGCTTTCCGGGCCGAACGGCACGGCGCTCGGCGCGACCGGGCGCCAGCCGCCCTGCTCGGGTGGAAGCGCCTTGCCGCCATTCCATGGCGCGTCCGTGCTCGCCTTGCGGCCCGCATGCGCGATCTGAATGCCCGGAACCGCGCCCTGACTTTCAATGAAACGCGCAATGCGAGCGAGCGGCTCGATGTGATCGTCCGACCAGAGGCCGAGATCGTAGGGGGAAATACGCCCCTCCGGCACGACGGCGGTCGCCTCCGCAATCACGAGCCCCGCGCCGCCGCTCGCGCGGCTGCCGAGATGGACGAGGTGCCAGTCGTTCGCGAAGCCGTCCTTCGCCGAATACTGGCA
This genomic window from Rhodomicrobium lacus contains:
- a CDS encoding NADH:flavin oxidoreductase/NADH oxidase — encoded protein: MTDYSSQRSGQADTRQDVGIPEVDLLTPLTLRGVTFRNRIAVSPMCQYSAKDGFANDWHLVHLGSRASGGAGLVIAEATAVVPEGRISPYDLGLWSDDHIEPLARIARFIESQGAVPGIQIAHAGRKASTDAPWNGGKALPPEQGGWRPVAPSAVPFGPESPTPAALSEEGIAHVIAAFEDATRRALKAGFKVIEIHAAHGYLLHEFLSPLSNHRTDQWGGSFENRARLTLTVAERLRAIVPDDLPLFVRISATDWVPGGWDDTQSVELAKHLKRIGVDLIDVSTGGLTPTAQIPVAKGYQVPFARRIREEADIRTGAVGLITEPQQANDIITGGEANLVLIAREFLRDPYFALRAERELNGGDKSWPLQYGYAVKRRS